A genomic segment from Triticum dicoccoides isolate Atlit2015 ecotype Zavitan chromosome 1A, WEW_v2.0, whole genome shotgun sequence encodes:
- the LOC119353589 gene encoding uncharacterized protein LOC119353589: MMGSSGSGNGSRHLDPGRVHELVMRRKPYDLLHYLNSIPGASEDPHCRQIKYVAETLLLLMRRGLVPGDKTLIVDWARNAWLNATQSRLFSSQMVGGGPSNFTSDAGYNMHPHNSSSYSGRMLTNEPGSNDFRHAAMHNQLSASNPRNHTATFPPQQANSTDAYVPLRNNSKLGHDMHPHNSSSYSGRMSTNEPGLRDTATHNQLSASYSRNHTATFPQLQLNSNDVMLDETFAFNPGTHASAYVPSGGYYTLGHKMHPQNSNSNSGRMLTNKPGSNGLRDTATHNQLSASYSQNHTATFPQLQLNSNDVILDETSTFNPGTHASEYVPSRGYYTLGHNMHPHNSSSYSERMLTNEPCSNEVRDAAMHNQLSASNSRNYTATFPPVQANSNDVPLDETSAFNSGTHASAYVPLRDNPTLAQAFNELLDNIFSPQKHGTRTVGPLWPCHPGSEQKRKVLPTVDIKGKRPASMKVTTLRLNVASLVAEDGINSAAGVLIRNGSTAQFVGASCFSPILRREPALLLAAACCKGIKIALSYQPASITLESHLLPLLNPLYASSDQPPDVVQLKEFLSQGYPHFVVRDIPEESNRAACELALNVLHLRESYMFFNDPPEWLVPYLDQ, from the exons ATGATGGGCTCCTCGGGCTCCGGCAATGGCTCCCGCCACCTCGACCCGGGCCGCGTCCACGAGCTCGTCATGCGCCGCAAGCCGTACGACCTCCTCCACTACCTGAATTCCATACCCGGGGCGTCCGAGGACCCGCACTGCCGCCAGATCAAATACGTCGCGGAGACTCTCCTGCTGCTCATGCGAAG AGGTTTGGTTCCCGGAGACAAGACGCTGATCGTGGATTGGGCCCGAAACGCATGGCTGAACGCGACCCAAAGCAG ACTTTTTTCATCCCAGATGGTTGGTGGTGGTCCATCCAATTTTACTTCAGATGCAG GTTATAATATGCATCCACACAATTCAAGTTCATATTCTGGAAGGATGTTGACCAATGAACCTGGCAGTAATG ACTTCAGACATGCTGCAATGCATAATCAATTATCTGCTTCTAACCCAAGGAATCATACTGCAACATTTCCTCCACAGCAAGCAAACTCAACTGATG CATATGTTCCATTGCGGAATAATTCTAAGCTTG GTCATGATATGCACCCACACAATTCAAGTTCATATTCTGGAAGGATGTCGACCAACGAACCTG GGCTCAGAGATACTGCAACGCATAATCAATTATCTGCTTCTTACTCACGGAATCATACTGCAACATTTCCTCAACTGCAATTAAACTCGAATGATG TGATGCTTGATGAAACATTTGCCTTTAACCCTGGAACTCATGCTTCAGCATATGTTCCATCAGGGGGTTATTACACACTTG GTCATAAGATGCAcccacaaaattcaaattcaaattctggAAGGATGTTGACTAACAAACCTGGTAGTAATG GGCTCAGAGATACTGCAACGCATAATCAATTATCTGCTTCTTACTCACAGAATCATACTGCAACATTTCCTCAACTGCAATTAAACTCGAATGATG TGATTCTTGATGAAACATCTACCTTTAACCCTGGAACTCATGCTTCAGAATATGTTCCATCACGAGGTTATTATACACTTG GTCATAATATGCACCCACACAATTCAAGTTCATATTCTGAAAGGATGTTGACCAACGAACCTTGTAGTAATG AGGTCAGAGATGCTGCAATGCATAATCAGTTATCTGCTTCTAACTCAAGGAATTATACTGCAACTTTTCCTCCAGTGCAGGCAAACTCGAATGATG TGCCGCTTGATGAAACATCTGCTTTTAACTCCGGAACTCATGCTTCAGCATATGTTCCATTGCGGGATAATCCTACACTTG CACAAGCATTCAATGAACTCTTGGATAATATTTTTTCGCCACAAAAGCATGGTACACGGACGGTCGGACCACTATGGCCGTGCCACCCTGGGTCAGAGCAGAAAAGAAAAG TGCTGCCCACAGTAGATATCAAAGGAAAGAGACCTGCATCGATGAAGGTGACAACGCTGAGGTTGAACGTTGCTTCTTTGGTTGCAGAGGATGGAATTAATAGTGCTGCAGGGGTGTTGATTAGGAATGGCAGCACGGCACAATTCGTCGGTGCATCATGCTTTAGTCCGATACTACGCAGGGAGCCAGCTCTTCTGCTTGCAGCTGCTTGTTGCAAAGGGATCAAAATCGCTCTGTCCTATCAACCAGCTAGTATCACGCTGGAGTCCCATCTGCTCCCTCTGCTCAACCCGCTATACGCCTCTTCGGATCAACCGCCAGATGTAGTGCAGCTGAAAGAATTCCTGAGCCAGGGATACCCACATTTCGTAGTCCGGGACATTCCAGAAGAATCCAATCGTGCTGCTTGTGAGTTGGCTCTCAATGTTTTGCACCTACGGGAGTCCTATATGTTCTTCAATGATCCGCCAGAATGGCTTGTCCCTTACCTAGATCAGTGA